One Candidatus Nitronauta litoralis genomic window, GGGTCCGTGGCCGTAAGTCAATAAAGAAAAATGGATTATACCCGACCCATAAGGTCTATGTAAAAATATTATCATTTGGTTTTTCCACATGTCAAAGATATTCAAGAGCCCTTCTATATAAATAGAAGAAGCCTTCAAATATTAGTCTCATTTTCCCGGCAAAACTTACCTGATTGGGTCGATTTTTTGCTCATTTTTGTGAAATCCCCCTCCCCAAATGCCTCTTGCAAGGTCATTTTTTCCCTCAAAAAAGTGTCAAACGGAAGAAACAGTCATTTGCCCAATATCCGCTCCTACCCAGAGTCACGATTGCAACCATAACCTCCTAAAATAGATAGAGTTAGGATGAACAAGCCCGCAACTCGACCCACTGAAATTCCCACCTTTTTTTATTGACAGTATGTCTTGTTGTGTTACGATAGTGTCAAATTGTGTCTAATAGTGTTTAAATAGGTTTGATTTTCATTTAATAGCGGGCATTGGGTAATGAGCGGATTTTTAGGGACATACACGGTAAACCTCGACGAGAAAGGTCGTCTGAACGTGCCGTCCAAATTCAAAAACACTCTCGAGAGCAGATACGGAGGCCAGTTGGTGACCGTTGCTATGGAGGGGTACCTCATTGTCTTTCCCCATAAGGAATGGGAGAAAAATGAAAACCGCATGGATGAAATGTCGCCTCTCAATCCCGAGGAACGGGACGCGGTGCGGCCCTATCTCTCCAGTGCCAGCGACTGTGAAGTGAAGTCTGGAAAAATATTGATCCCCGCCTTCCAAAGAGAAGCGGTAGGGCTAACCAAAGAACTGGTTCTGGTGGGGATGTCGAGAACTTTTGAAATCTGGCCGGCGGAAAAGTGGAAGCCGGCTGGCCGAAGCTAGGCCGACAATGACGGTCAGCGACGATGACGAAATATCACGTTTCCGTCATGCCTTCGGAGGTACTTCAGTATCTGGAGCCTGAGAAGAGAAGTTTGATTGTAGACGGAACGTTAGGAGATGGCGGACATGCAGAGTTGATCTTGAAGCACTCCGGGCCGGATTGCCGGGTCCTCGGAATTGACCGGGACGCGGAAATTCTGGAACGAGCCCGCAAGCGGCTGTCGCCTTTTGGCGACAGAGTGGTTCTGGCGCACGGTAACTACAGTGAGCTGGGCCGGATTCTCCGTGAAAACGGGATAAAAAAAATTGATGGTCTTCTGCTGGACCTCGGCATGTCGTCCTTTCAAGTCGATTCCCCCGAACGGGGTTTCAGTTTTCAACACGAAGGGCCATTGGACATGCGAATGAACAGGCAGGAAACTTCCACCGCTGCAGACTTACTGGTCACCTTGTCTGACAAGGAACTTGAAAGGGTTTTTAAGGAATACGGCGAAGAACGAAACAGTAAACGAATTGTCAGGAAAATCCGCGATGCGCAGAGCAAACACCCCATTACAACAACCCACCACCTAGAACAACTCCTCTCCAGCGCGGCGCATGCGTCGCGTAAATCCTCAATTCATCCCGCGACACGATCCTTCCAAGCTCTGCGCATTGCGGTAAACCTTGAACTGGAACACCTGGAGGCTTGCCTCCAGGAATCTCTCGAATACCTCAGCCCTGGCGGCCGCCTTGTCCTCATCTCATTTCATTCACTCGAAGACCGCAGGGTAAAAAACTTTTTTCGTACGCAGGAGAGCGTCTGTGTTTGTCCGCCCAGGCTTCCGGTGTGCGTTTGTGGTCAGGTTAAAAAACTGAATATTCTTACGCGCCGGGTGGTGCGCCCCACTGCCGAGGAAATCCGCAATAACCCGCGCGCCTCGAGTTCCAGGCTGCGAGCGGCTGAAAGGGTAAACGTTGCTTGAGCTTTTAAAAAAAATGCGCCACTGGGTGCGCCTCACCCCGCGCGAATTCCGAGTCGTTGCCCTGGTTTCAATCCCGTTTGTGCTGGCCGCGCTCACTTACGTCTGGCCCAATGTTCGCATGGTGCTTCTGGCGTATGAATTCCAGAAACAGCAGAGGGTGCATCAAACATTGTTGAGCAAAAATGAAATTTTAAAACTGGAGCGTGAAAGTCTGACGGCGCTTGACCGTATTGCTCCGATTGCCAAAAAAGACTTGGGAATGCAAACGCCTGCGCCGGGCCAGGTTGTCACCGTGTTCCTGAAAGAACCCTCGAAAACCGGTTAACGACTACAGCTTTCTTGTTAAAGGGCGATCTGCAGTTAGCCAACCTGAAAAATCTTGTCCTGGCAACACATGCCGGAAGACAAAAAAATGAGCCGACCAAAAAATTCAAATGTCAAAGCGCCGCTTGCCGGATTCAAAAACCGGTTGGGGCTGGTCGTGTTCTTTCTGGCTATGTATGGAGCCGGGCTTACAGCACGCCTGGTCTATCTCCAGGTTTTCCAGCATGAAGAGCTTTTGGCCGAAGCTGAAAAACAGTACGTCGAGAAAGTGGAGATCAACACTGGAAGAGGAAAAATTTTTGATCGCAACCATAACCCTCTGGCTACCAATGTGGATGTTGAGTCGGTTTATCTCAACCCGAAAGAGGTCGTCGATTTCAAACAAACACAACGCGCACTTTCCAACTCTCTCGGGTTGTCGCCGCGAGTAGTGAAAGAGAAGCTGGGGTCGCGACGACATTTCGTCTGGTTAAAGCGGAAAATCTCTTTGCCGGAGGCTGCCCGACTGAAAAACCAATCGATACCCGGTGTCGGTTTCATTCGGGAAAGCAGGCGTTTTTATCCTAAACGGGCATTGGCCGCAAGCACTCTTGGGTTTGTCGGTCTCGATAACCAGGGATTGGAAGGACTTGAGCACTATTACGATGACCTTCTCAAGGGCACCACGCGAAAAACTTATGTTGAACGCGACGCGCGTGGTCGTCCCCTGCTGGATTCTGAGGAAGGGGTGCTCACTCCTTCCCCGAGTCATGACCTGGTCCTGACCCTGGATGAAGTGATTCAGTTTCACGCGGAGTCTGCTCTGATCCGGCAGGTTGAACGCTACAAAGCCAGGGGTGGCGTTGCAGTGGTGATGGAGCCTGAAAAAGGTGACCTTCTGGCGCTCGCTACCTATCCGCCTTTTAATCCGAATCGATACAGTGCTTCCGCCCCTGAAGCCTGGCGAAATAAAATTGTGTCTTACGCTTACGAACCGGGCTCCATTTTTAAACCCATAGTCGCTGCTGCCGCGATGGAAGAAGGCACCGCTGAGCCAAAAGATATCTTCTTCTGCGAAAACGGACAAATGAGAATCGGCAGATCTAAAATTGGTGAGGCGGCAAACCACAGTTTTGGCTGGTTGTCTCTCAGCCGCATCCTCATTCATTCGAGCAATATCGGCGCAATCAAAATTGCGCAGACCCTTGGCAGTCAACGTTTCTTCGACTACATCCGACGCTTCGGGTTTGGAACCCGGTCCGGCATTGATTTGCCCGGTGAATCTCCTGGCATGCTCCGGCCTTTAAAAAACTGGTCAGGTCTTTCTCTCGCTTCCATTTCGTTCGGCCACGAAATTTCTGTAACGCCGCTTCAAATGGTCACCGCTATGGCGGCCATTGCAAACGGTGGCGTTTTGGTTAAGCCAAGGATCGCATCAGGGGTATGGAAAAACGGTCGGCAGGTAGACAGTTTCCCGCCTGAAAAATTAAGGCGGGTGATCTCGGACAAAACAAGCCGAAAAATGGTCAGTATTTTAAAAGAGGTGGTGCGCCAGGGAACCGGAAAAAAAGCAGCAGTGAAAGGATACGAGGTAGCCGGAAAAACCGGCACTGCACAGAAAATTGATCCGGACACACGCAAATATTCAGCAGACAACTACCTGGCGTCTTTCATCGGGTTTGTCCCTGCAGATTCGCCCAAGCTAGTCATTCTGGTGATGATTGATGAGCCAAAAGGAAAGTATTGGGGTGGAGAAGTCGCTGCTCCTGCGTTCAGTGAGATTGCCCGGGAAACCCTGAGGTATCTCAACGTTCCTTCCCGGGGTGAGCGGGTTTTCGTTCTGGATCGCGCATGAAAAAAGTATTTCCGGAAAATTTTATCGGGGAGTTGAAAGAAGGAATGGCAAGTAGATTGTCGGACATGATGAGCGGGTATCCTGTCGTTAACTTATTGGGAACTCTTGATCGTGAGATCACCTCCATCGCCTACGATTCCAGAAAAGTAGAGGCTGGAGGTTTGTTTGTGGCGATTGCCGGAACGAAGGAGGATGGAGCGCGTTACATCCCGGAAGCCATCCGCAGAAAAGCCGCGGCGTTCATCACCCAGTCTTCTCCTCAGCAGTTGCTTGAAATGGGCATTGGTATTAATGGAATCACGCAAATCCATGTGGAAGATACCCGGCATGCGCTGGCATGGCTTTCAGGTCGCTTTTACAACCAGCCTTCACGCTCACTCAACCTGATTGGGATCACAGGGACTAATGGCAAAACAACTCTAACCTATCTCCTGGAATCTCTGTTTAGTGCTGCGGGCAGAGACTGCGGAGTTATCGGTTCAATTAATTACCGCTATCGCGACACTCTTTACCCAGCCAATGTCACCACTCCGGAATCGCTTGACCTCAACCGTATGCTTGCTGAAATGGTCACGAACGGTGTCCAGGATTGCTTCCTTGAAGTCTCTTCGCATTCGCTTGCACAAAAGCGAGTAAACGGGTTGCATTTCGATCTGGCCGTGTTCACTAACCTGACGCGCGACCACCTTGACTATCATTCCGATCTCCATACCTATCGTCAAACCAAAATGCGTTTGTTCCGGGATGAGCGGGTAGAGAAACAAGTGATCAATCTTGACGATCCGATGGGCGCCAAAATCCTGGCTGAAACTTCACGTCCTACGTTGACCACAGGGATCGAGTCCAAAGCGGATATCCGAGCAGAATCTATTGAGCTATCTGACCACGGTGTTCGATTCAATCTAAAAAGCCCTTATGGAAGCCGCAACATCCATTCTCCTCTTTTGGGCAAACACAACATACTCAACCTTCTGTCCTCTGCTGCTGTAGGCCTGTTTCAAGGGGTTTCACTCGATGCGGTTTGTTCGGGAATCGAGTTACTTTCGGTTGTTCCTGGTCGACTTGAAAAAATCCAGAACAATCGCGGTTTCACTGTGGTAGTCGACTTTGCCCACACCGATGACGCTCTTTACAACGCCTTGAGAGCGGTCCAGGAATTTACTACCGGACGAGTGGTGGTTGTGTTCGGCTGCGGCGGAGACAGGGATCGCACAAAGCGGGGTCCGATGGGAAAAGTGGCCGTGGACAATAGCGAACTGGCCATTATCACTTCGGACAATCCACGTACAGAAAACCCACGGCAGATCATTGAAGACATCAGTCTTGGGCTTCCCGAAAAAGCCGTTGAAGAAAAAGATTACCTGATTATTCCGGATCGCCGGCAGGCTATCGAAAAAGCCCTGCAACTGGCTGAGTCCGGAGATACGGTGATTCTGGCAGGAAAAGGTGCCGAGGATTATCAAATCATAGGAACCGAAAAATTTCACTTTGATGACCGGGAAATTGTCCGGGCACTTTTGGATGATTAAGAATTAATGAAAAAAAACTTTGAAACAGTATTAACCGCAACCGGAGGTCATTTGATTCACCGGGGAAGCGACCATGAGTTCAGCGGGTTGTCTATAGACTCCCGGACTCTTGCAGCAGGAGAGCTCTTCCTTTGCCTGACAGGGGACCGTTTCGACGGGCACGATTTTCTTGCTGATGCTGTCAGGAAAGGAGCGTCCGGATTGATTGTCTCAAGCCTGGATAAATTACCTGGCATGGTCGAAGGTGAAGGCCCGTTCGTAGTCCGGGTTGAGGACACTTTGCTGGGGCTGCAAGCTCTTGCGCATTACTTTAGAAAACAATTTTCGCTGAAAGTCGTCGGCATCACAGGAACCAATGGAAAATCGACAACTAAAGAAATGATCTCTTCGATTTCCAGCACACAATTCAACACACTAAAAAGCCACGGCAATTTTAACAATCACATTGGACTCCCCCTCAACCTCCTTGGTCTGAATAAACAGCATGAGGTGGCGATACTTGAAATGGGAATGAGTGCCAAAGGGGAGATTGCGCGACTGGCCCAGATTGCCGAACCGGATATCGGTTTGATCACCAATATTTCAGAGGCGCACATGGTGCACCTCCCCACGGTGCGCGATGTTCAATCTGCAAAAGGAGAATTGTTTTCTTCCTTAAACGAAACCAGCTGCGCCATTGTGAATGCAGACGATCCACTTGTCCTGGAACTGGCAAAAAACCTGAGGTCCAAAAAAATCACTTTTGGCGTAGACAATGACGCTGACGTACGAGGACTGGATATTCGCCAGAGCGCAGGATTCGGTTACCAGTTCTCCCTTGCGACCACGAGTGGCAAGCATCCTGTCCACCTTCCCTTTCCTGGTCGATATAACGTCCTCAATGCAGTTGCTGCGGCCGCTACTGGTTTCGCGCTTGGCCTCGCTCCCGAACAAATTGTGAAAGGTCTCGAGACCTCAAAGCTCCTTGGGCAACGTGTGCAGGTTCGCAAGGAAAAAGGCGTGACATTAATTGACGATACCTACAACGCCAATCCCCGTTCCATGCTGGAAGCCATCAAAACACTTTCCAGTCTGGATTCCACTGGAAAGCGTTTTCTTGTCATCGGCGACATGTTTGAACTCGGAAACAATGAAACTGCGGCGCACCAGCTCCTGGGAGAACAGGTGGCCAAAGGTTCTATTGATTTTCTTGTAGGAGTGGGAGATTTGATCGGACTGACAGTTGAGTCGGCAATTGAGGCAGGACAGCCAAAAGAACAATCGATTCTTTTCAAAACTCACGAGGAAGCGGCGCGCTTTTTACAAAATCAGGTGCAAAGCGGAGATGTCATTTTATTTAAAGGTTCACGGGGCGCACAGATGGAGCGGGTCCTGAAAGTTTTTTGCGGAGACAATTGATTCGATGTTTTACCATTTGTTTTACCCATTGAGTGCGGACTACTCGATATTCAACGTATTCCGCTATATCACCTTCCGTTCTGCTTATGCCGGGATCACGGCGCTAGTCGTTTGCCTGGTGGTGGGCCCGGCGATGATCCGGCTCTTGCAGAAACTTTCAATCAAGGAACGCATTCGTGAAGATGGTCCAGAAGCTCATCAGGTAAAATCCGGCACTCCCACTATGGGCGGTTTGCTCATCCTTTTCGCGTTCCTGCTATCGACCCTGCTCTGGTCCAACCTTTCCAACACCTATATCTGGGTGATGATTTTTGTTTCTACCGGTTACGGTTTACTTGGCTTCTACGACGACTGGGCCAAACTTAAACGCGGCGATGGCTTGAAGGCTCGCACCAAAATGATTTTTCAGATTCTGCTTGGTTTCGGTGTCGCTCTATTCCTGACTTACCTTGACCCCAACCGTGCCTCTTTCTCAACTGTGCTCTATGTACCGTTCCTCAAGGATTTCACTCCGGACATTGGTGAGCTGGCTTATCTGGTTCTGATAGTTCTTGTGATCGTTGGGACTTCCAACGCAGTCAATCTGACGGATGGTCTTGATGGTCTTGCTATCGGCCCAATTATTATCGCGATGGTGACCTATACCGTCATTGTTTACCTGTGTGGGCATTTCAAGTTCTCCGAATATCTCAACATTCGTTTCATTAAAGATGCCGGGGAAGTCGCTGTCCTCACCTCCTCCGTGGTCGGTGCAAGTCTGGGGTTCCTCTGGTTCAACGCATACCCGGCCCAGATGTTCATGGGTGATGTCGGGTCTCTTTCATTGGGCGCAATTCTGGGAACGCTTGCTGTCATTTCAAAACATGAATTACTGCTGATCCTCATCGGAGGAATTTTCGTAATCGAAGCGCTGTCGGTCATCATTCAGGTGGCCTATTTCAAATACACGAAAGGCAAACGCTTTTTCAAAATGGCCCCATTGCATCACCATTTTGAAAAGTCGGGCTGGGAAGAACCAAAAGTTATCGTGCGGTTCTGGATCGTCGCTGTTGTGCTGGCAATGGTGAGTCTTAGCACATTAAAACTGAGATGAGTATGGACGTTAAAGGTAAGAAAGTCAGTGTACTGGGGATGGCTCGGTCGGGAATATCTATAGCAAGATTCCTGATCCGACAAGGCGCTTACGTCACGCTGTTTGATAGCAAATCCAAAGAGGAACTCAAAGAACGTGCAGCCCTTCTGCCTGAAGAAGTCGACGTTTGTTATGGCTCTTGCGTTCCTGCAATAGATTCTGACCTTGTCGTGCTCAGCCCCGGTATCGACATAGAGTCCCCTGACCTTGACACGGCTAAACAAAAGGGAATTGAAATCGTGGGTGAACTGGAGCTGACATTTCGGTTTTTCAACCCTCCGGTTATCGCAATCACGGGAACCAATGGCAAATCAACCACCACTATGCTGGTTGGGGAATTATTAAAAGAAGCTGGTCTGGACATCGCAGTCGGCGGCAACATCGGGACTCCATTCTCAGAGCTACTCAAGAACCCGCCAAAAGACTTTGCCGTAATCGAAGTGAGCAGTTTTCAACTGGAAACGATTCGAGATTTCCGACCCAAAATAGCTGCCATCCTGAACTTGACACCGGATCATCTCGATCGTCACGGATCACTGGAACATTACGCCGCACTCAAGAAACGTTTGACTGAAAATCAGCAATTGGATGATGTTCTTGTGCTGAATGCTGACGATAAAAACGTTTCTGAAATGAGAATGAACTCTAAAGCAAAACTTATAAATTTCAGTCTCACTGAAAAACCCAATGAAGGTGCCTGTGTATCAGACGGCAAGATCATGGTTTACCAAAACGAACTTGAACAGCCGATCATTTCAGTTGAGGCCCTGCCATCTGCGGCAAAAAGCCAATTGGAAAATGTTCTGGCAGCAATCGCCATAGCCCATCAAGCTGAAGTACCGGTTGAGGTCATGCAACGCGTTATCAAAAACTTTAAAGGGTTGGAACACCGCCTGGAATGGGTGCGCAACATTGAAGGGGTCGACTACGTCAACGATTCCAAAGGAACCAACCTGGGCGCTCTCGAAAAATCCTTAAGCGGTTTCGATCGCCCGGTTGTGCTCATTATGGGTGGGCAGGACAAGGGAAGCGACTTTCTGACTCTAAAACCACTATTCAAAAAACGAGTCAAGCACATGGTCCTCATCGGTGAGGCCCGTCAAAAAATCCGAGCCACGCTAAACGGAAGTTTCACATACGAAGATGCCGATTCGATGGAAGAGGCCGTACGCGTTGCCTCTATTCATGCAGAGCCCGGTGATCTGGTTTTGCTTTCACCAGGATGCGCAAGCTTCGATATGTTTCGCGATTATGAAGACCGCGGCAGGCAATTTAAAGAATTCGTTAACAAGCTGTAAAAACAAGGTTGGTTAATAAAAGTTTATGAGTTCATCCAATAACAAAAATCAGCACTTTGACACTCTCCTCGCGTTGACCCTTGGCGCACTCGTGTTGACAGGTATTGTGATGGTCTATTCCGCCAGTGCCGTATATGCGCAGGAGGAGTACCAGGATTCTCTTTACTTCCTGAAACGTCATCTTGCCTGGGTGCTTCTAGGATCAGGAGTTCTGGTGGCGGCTTTCAAGGTTGATTACCACAAACTTCACGCGCTCACTTATCCAGCCATGGCCCTGACACTGCTGCTCTTATTGATGGTGATGCTGCCCGGCCTTGGTATGGAAGCCGGTGGCGCACGCCGCTGGCTCAGTCTGGGACCCTTGACCTTTCAACCGTCCGAGTTAGCCAAGTTTACGGTCATCCTGTTCATTGCCCGGTCCATGGTTAAACGTGCAGACAAACTACGCGACTTTGCCTACGGTTATCTTCCAAATCTGATCGTCCTCGGTATTTTCTTTACTCTGATTCTGCTGCAGCCGGATTTTGGTACGGCCATGATTATTTCTCTCGTCGCTTTCACCATGCTGTTTGTGGCCGGTGTTCGTCCAAAGTTTCTGGTTTATTCCGTACTCGCAGTGCTGCCCTTCCTATTGACTGCAGTGCTCAGTCACCAGTACCGGACACGGCGCATTATGGCTTTTCTGGATCCCTGGCAGGATCGTGCGGACTCCGGTTTTCAGGCAGTGCAATCTTTTCTGGCGTTTGGACAAGGTGGTATCTGGGGACTTGGCCTCGGTGACAGTCGTCAAAAACTGTTTTACCTGCCCGAGGCGCATACAGACTTTATTTACTCCGTTATTGGAGAAGAATTGGGAATCATCGGAGCCCTGGGGGTTCTGGTTTTGTTTGGCGTACTCATGTGGCGCGGATTCAGCACCGCGTTTAGAGCACGCGACTTGTTTGGCACGCATCTGGCCTTTGGTCTTACTTTAGTCATCGGGGTACAGGCCCTCACCAACATGGGAGTTGCGACTGGCATCCTTCCCACAAAGGGACTGACTTTGCCTTTCATCAGTCTGGGAGGTTCATCCCTGGTGGTGAGCATGTTGTCGATGGGCGTGCTGTTGAATATTTCAGAACACGCCACCCGGGCTTGAGGCAGCAATGCCTAAACGGGTGGTGATTGCTGGCGGTGGTACGGGAGGACATCTTTATCCCGGCATTGCTCTGGCTAGAAAATTGATGGAACACGATATGGAAATCACTTTCATAGGAACGGAACGAGGAATCGAATCCAGAGTTTTACCCAAAGAAGGGTTTCCTTTGAAAACTATCGCATCAGCCGGACTGGTCGGCAAACGCGGCATGAGTCGAATTGTATCGTTGGTCAAACTGCCAGTCGGTGTTCTGCAGGCCATGGGTTATCTGGCCGGTAACCGCCCTGCCCTTGTGGTGGGTGTTGGCGGATACGTTTCCGGCCCGGCAGTTTTTGCGGCGAGTCTGCTTGGAATTCCAACGTTGATCCACGAACAAAACGCCTACCCGGGAGTGACCAATCGGATGCTCGGCAAATTGGCTAAACGTGTCTGCATCAGCTTTGAAGAGGCAAAACAATTTTTCCCGAAAAGAAAAGTCGTGCTGACTGGAAACATGATCCGAAAAACATTTTCCGAAGCCAGCGAACCTCAACCAAGAGACGCGGGCGAAAAACTAAACGTCCTTATTCTGGGCGGCAGTCAGGGTGCAAGCTCGATCAACAAGGCCATGACCGAAGCTCTTCAACACCTGGATGAATATAAAGAACGTATACAACTGGTGCATCAGACGGGTGAGAACGATTTAGAAAAAGTGAAAAGCGAATACCAGAAACAAAACTGGAGGGCTGAGGTTGCTCCATTTCTCTTTGACATGGAAGAGCGCTATCAAAAAGCGGACCTGGTGATCGCACGTGCGGGTGCCACAACACTCTCTGAAGTCACTGCCCTTGGGAAGCCATCCATCCTGATTCCGTTTCCATTTGCTACCCACAACCACCAGGAAAGAAATGCACGTGTCCTGGAAGCTGCCGACGCTGGTGTAGTGCTTCTTGACCGTGAAGTCGACGGAAAAAAAATTGCGGAATTAGTAATCGACGCACTCGAAAATCCATCCAGGTGGAATGTGCGCGCACTTGCAAGCTATCAACTTGGACGACGCGATGCCACCCACCGGGTGGCGACTGAATGTCTGGAATTGATTAACCTTAAGGCCGCCTGATTTTCAAGGTGGTTTGGAACAATGAAGCATGTTTTTCGGCAACACAAAACGCATTCACTTTATTGGAATCGGAGGTTCCGGTATGAGCGGCATCGCTGAAGTGCTCATCAACCTGGAATACGAAGTGACCGGTTCAGACCTGTCGCGCACTCCGCTCACCGATCGACTCGAAGGATTGGGAGCAAAAATCCTTTTTGGTCATGAAGCGGGAAATATTGCTGAAAGCCAGGTCGTGGTCGCCTCCAGTGCAGTGAAAGCAGACAACCCGGAAGTCCTGGAAGCCCGACGAAGGATGGTTCCGGTGATCCCACGCGCAGAAATGCTGGCCGAGCTCATGCGGATGAAATACGGAATCGCTATTGCCGGAACTCATGGCAAAACAACAACCACCTCACTGGTCGCAACAGTATTGGCGGGTGGGCACCTCGACCCTACAGTGGTCATTGGTGGCCGACTCAAAAGCGTGGACAGTCACGCCAAAATGGGACAAAGCGAAATCCTGGTGGCGGAAGCAGACGAGAGCGACGGTTCGTTTCTCAAACTGTTTCCAACTATTGCTGTGGTCACCACACTCGATGAAGAGCACATGGATTTTTACGGGACACTCGACAATTTAAAAAACGCGTTTCTGGACTTTCTGAACCGACTGCCGTTCTACGGAACGTCTGTTTTGTGTCTGGACGATCCCAATATTCAGTCCCTCATTCCTAAGCTTGAAAAGCGGCATATCACTTATGGCCTCACCAGCCAGGCGGATTATACCGCGAAAGGGATTGAGATCCAGGGACTGGACACCTGGTTCAATGTACACCATCACGGAGAAGAGCTTGGGCGAATTCACTCCGTTGCACCCGGTCGGCACAATGTCCTGAACACCTTGGCGGCGGTAGCGGTCGGTATGGAATTGAATCTTTCTTTCGATGCGATCGCATCTGCATTGAAAGAATTTAAAGGAGTCAAACGGCGTTTTGAAATTATTCACGATTCAGATGCTTTGATCGTTATCGACGATTATGGACATCACCCGGCAGAAATTCAGGTGACGCTCCGAACCGCAAAAGATGTCTGGCCGGATCGCCGATTGGTGGTGGTATTCCAGCCGCATCGTTATTCACGTACCCAACATTTACTCGGCCAGTTTTTCTCCGCCTTCAACGATGCGGATCATCTACTGGTTCTCGATATATATCCCGCCGGGGAGGAAAAAATTCCAGACATTGATGGAAATCGACTTGCCGAGGGCGTTATGGAATACGGGCACAAGGATGTGCACTACCTCCCCACGGTTCAGAACGCACTGGACCATTTGCTGCAGAACCTTCAACCCGGCGACGTCGTCCTGACTCTTGGTGCCGGGAATGTTTGGGAACTGGAGCAAGAACTGCTTGCCAACCTCCCCGAGGCACTCCGCCAAGGGCCGCCTGAAAAGGATAACCTTTGATGCTACAGGATACCTGGAAAACCCGTCTCTTCCGCTTTGCCCATCTGCAGGCATACGGGCAACCGACTCAGCATGCAACTGCTTCGCAATCTTCCCGGACCATCCTGGGCCGGACCCTTTACAAGAGAAAACCCATGACCCAGTCCAGCCATTGGCTCAACCAGATTAAGGGAGAAGTCCGGTCCAGTGAAATGATGTCTCAACACACCTCGTTAAGAATCGGCGGACCAGCGGACCTCTTTATTTTGCCTCAGGACCTTGACGATTTGAAATTGATCCTGCGCAACCACGGCGTCACTCCACTGTTTTTTCTCGGAGAAGGCTCCAATCTGCTGATCAGCGACAAAGGAGTGCGCGGAATTGTGGTGTCATTGAAACGAGGCTTCAAAAAAATCACCCTGCCGGAGTTTTTCAATAATCCACAAGATGAAGAATGCGCCATCCTTAAAGTCGGTGCTGGGGTGAAGATGTCATACCTGGCCAAATTCGCAGCGAAATATGGACTGACAGGCATTGAAACTCTTGTTGGAGTTCCAGGGTCTCTCGGCGGCGCTCTCATCATGAATGCTGGCGCGGAAGGAACCGAAATCG contains:
- a CDS encoding phospho-N-acetylmuramoyl-pentapeptide-transferase, coding for MFYHLFYPLSADYSIFNVFRYITFRSAYAGITALVVCLVVGPAMIRLLQKLSIKERIREDGPEAHQVKSGTPTMGGLLILFAFLLSTLLWSNLSNTYIWVMIFVSTGYGLLGFYDDWAKLKRGDGLKARTKMIFQILLGFGVALFLTYLDPNRASFSTVLYVPFLKDFTPDIGELAYLVLIVLVIVGTSNAVNLTDGLDGLAIGPIIIAMVTYTVIVYLCGHFKFSEYLNIRFIKDAGEVAVLTSSVVGASLGFLWFNAYPAQMFMGDVGSLSLGAILGTLAVISKHELLLILIGGIFVIEALSVIIQVAYFKYTKGKRFFKMAPLHHHFEKSGWEEPKVIVRFWIVAVVLAMVSLSTLKLR
- the murD gene encoding UDP-N-acetylmuramoyl-L-alanine--D-glutamate ligase, which produces MDVKGKKVSVLGMARSGISIARFLIRQGAYVTLFDSKSKEELKERAALLPEEVDVCYGSCVPAIDSDLVVLSPGIDIESPDLDTAKQKGIEIVGELELTFRFFNPPVIAITGTNGKSTTTMLVGELLKEAGLDIAVGGNIGTPFSELLKNPPKDFAVIEVSSFQLETIRDFRPKIAAILNLTPDHLDRHGSLEHYAALKKRLTENQQLDDVLVLNADDKNVSEMRMNSKAKLINFSLTEKPNEGACVSDGKIMVYQNELEQPIISVEALPSAAKSQLENVLAAIAIAHQAEVPVEVMQRVIKNFKGLEHRLEWVRNIEGVDYVNDSKGTNLGALEKSLSGFDRPVVLIMGGQDKGSDFLTLKPLFKKRVKHMVLIGEARQKIRATLNGSFTYEDADSMEEAVRVASIHAEPGDLVLLSPGCASFDMFRDYEDRGRQFKEFVNKL
- the ftsW gene encoding putative lipid II flippase FtsW, with the translated sequence MSSSNNKNQHFDTLLALTLGALVLTGIVMVYSASAVYAQEEYQDSLYFLKRHLAWVLLGSGVLVAAFKVDYHKLHALTYPAMALTLLLLLMVMLPGLGMEAGGARRWLSLGPLTFQPSELAKFTVILFIARSMVKRADKLRDFAYGYLPNLIVLGIFFTLILLQPDFGTAMIISLVAFTMLFVAGVRPKFLVYSVLAVLPFLLTAVLSHQYRTRRIMAFLDPWQDRADSGFQAVQSFLAFGQGGIWGLGLGDSRQKLFYLPEAHTDFIYSVIGEELGIIGALGVLVLFGVLMWRGFSTAFRARDLFGTHLAFGLTLVIGVQALTNMGVATGILPTKGLTLPFISLGGSSLVVSMLSMGVLLNISEHATRA
- the murG gene encoding undecaprenyldiphospho-muramoylpentapeptide beta-N-acetylglucosaminyltransferase, encoding MPKRVVIAGGGTGGHLYPGIALARKLMEHDMEITFIGTERGIESRVLPKEGFPLKTIASAGLVGKRGMSRIVSLVKLPVGVLQAMGYLAGNRPALVVGVGGYVSGPAVFAASLLGIPTLIHEQNAYPGVTNRMLGKLAKRVCISFEEAKQFFPKRKVVLTGNMIRKTFSEASEPQPRDAGEKLNVLILGGSQGASSINKAMTEALQHLDEYKERIQLVHQTGENDLEKVKSEYQKQNWRAEVAPFLFDMEERYQKADLVIARAGATTLSEVTALGKPSILIPFPFATHNHQERNARVLEAADAGVVLLDREVDGKKIAELVIDALENPSRWNVRALASYQLGRRDATHRVATECLELINLKAA
- a CDS encoding UDP-N-acetylmuramate--L-alanine ligase yields the protein MFFGNTKRIHFIGIGGSGMSGIAEVLINLEYEVTGSDLSRTPLTDRLEGLGAKILFGHEAGNIAESQVVVASSAVKADNPEVLEARRRMVPVIPRAEMLAELMRMKYGIAIAGTHGKTTTTSLVATVLAGGHLDPTVVIGGRLKSVDSHAKMGQSEILVAEADESDGSFLKLFPTIAVVTTLDEEHMDFYGTLDNLKNAFLDFLNRLPFYGTSVLCLDDPNIQSLIPKLEKRHITYGLTSQADYTAKGIEIQGLDTWFNVHHHGEELGRIHSVAPGRHNVLNTLAAVAVGMELNLSFDAIASALKEFKGVKRRFEIIHDSDALIVIDDYGHHPAEIQVTLRTAKDVWPDRRLVVVFQPHRYSRTQHLLGQFFSAFNDADHLLVLDIYPAGEEKIPDIDGNRLAEGVMEYGHKDVHYLPTVQNALDHLLQNLQPGDVVLTLGAGNVWELEQELLANLPEALRQGPPEKDNL